From one Butyricimonas faecihominis genomic stretch:
- a CDS encoding DegT/DnrJ/EryC1/StrS family aminotransferase, producing MEKRIYLCLAHMSGEEQKFIKEAFDTNWVVPLGPNVNGFEADLERFIGGDRRVVALSAGTAALHLALLACKVGQGDEVIVQSFTFCASSHPITYLGASPVFVDSELDTWNMDPVLLEIAIKDRIVQTGRKPKAIIPVALYGMPYDCERIMEIANRYDIPVIEDAAEGFGSKFDGRMLSTYGRYGVLSFNGNKMITTSGGGALICANDEDKREIMFYATQARESYPYYQHEKIGYNYRMSNICAGIGRGQMFVAADHIAHHKHIQSLYRELFKDVDGIALHENPSPRYDSNFWLCTIILDPKLQVKGEKDAYKNMIQGVVGGAAGVTHIASTLHTDCEPNPNVEAMRRMLDSVNVESRPLWKPMHKQPVYKTAVSYTNGISESLFKRGLCLPSGPYVSDSDVEYIVEKIKESID from the coding sequence ATGGAAAAACGTATTTATCTCTGTTTGGCACACATGAGTGGTGAAGAGCAGAAATTTATAAAAGAAGCGTTTGATACGAACTGGGTTGTACCTCTTGGTCCTAATGTTAATGGCTTTGAGGCAGATCTTGAGAGATTCATAGGAGGAGATAGGCGGGTGGTAGCCCTTTCAGCAGGTACTGCAGCTTTACATTTAGCATTATTGGCTTGTAAGGTAGGACAAGGTGACGAGGTGATTGTGCAGTCGTTTACGTTTTGTGCTTCTAGTCACCCAATTACTTATCTTGGAGCTTCTCCCGTTTTCGTGGATTCTGAATTAGATACGTGGAATATGGATCCTGTGTTATTGGAAATAGCTATTAAAGACCGTATAGTTCAAACAGGACGTAAACCTAAAGCCATAATTCCTGTAGCTCTTTATGGTATGCCATATGATTGTGAACGAATCATGGAAATAGCGAATCGTTATGATATTCCTGTAATTGAAGATGCCGCAGAGGGATTTGGCTCTAAGTTTGATGGCCGTATGCTTAGTACCTATGGGAGATATGGAGTTTTATCATTTAATGGTAATAAAATGATAACGACCAGTGGAGGAGGTGCTTTAATTTGTGCTAATGATGAGGATAAACGTGAAATTATGTTTTATGCGACACAGGCACGTGAATCATACCCTTATTATCAGCATGAAAAAATAGGTTATAATTATCGCATGAGTAATATTTGTGCTGGAATTGGTCGCGGGCAGATGTTTGTGGCTGCAGATCATATTGCTCATCATAAACATATTCAATCTCTTTATCGGGAATTGTTTAAAGATGTGGACGGCATTGCTTTGCATGAAAACCCATCTCCTCGTTATGATAGTAATTTTTGGCTTTGTACTATTATTCTTGATCCAAAGTTACAAGTGAAAGGAGAAAAAGATGCTTATAAGAATATGATTCAAGGGGTTGTTGGGGGAGCAGCTGGTGTAACACATATTGCTTCAACTTTACATACAGATTGTGAGCCAAATCCGAATGTTGAAGCTATGCGTAGAATGCTTGATAGCGTAAATGTTGAAAGTCGTCCTTTGTGGAAACCGATGCACAAACAACCGGTTTATAAAACAGCAGTATCTTACACGAATGGAATAAGTGAAAGTTTATTTAAGAGGGGACTTTGTCTTCCAAGTGGTCCTTATGTTTCTGATAGTGATGTGGAGTATATTGTAGAGAAAATCAAGGAGAGTATTGATTAA
- a CDS encoding polysaccharide biosynthesis protein — MSIFKDKVLLITGGTGSFGNAVLKRFLRTDIGEIRIFSRDEKKQDDMRHEYQAKFPEVAHKIKFYIGDVRSLESVRAAMPGTDYIFHAAALKQVPSCEFFPMEAVRTNVVGTDNVLTAAIESGVKSVICLSTDKAAYPINAMGITKAIEEKVAVAKSRLCNPDKTKICCTRYGNVMCSRGSVIPLWIEQIRAGLPITLTEPSMTRFIMSLDEAVDLVLFAFEHGANGDILVQKAPACTVQVQAEAVCELFGGKKEDIKVIGIRHGEKMYETLLTKEECAKAVDMGNFYRVPADNRDLNYDKFFTEGDVEHVTIEEFNSDNAYRLSLEETKVKIAALEYIQEELAKKK; from the coding sequence ATGTCCATTTTTAAAGACAAAGTTTTATTGATTACCGGTGGTACCGGTAGTTTTGGTAATGCCGTGTTGAAAAGATTCCTTCGTACTGATATTGGAGAGATTCGTATTTTCTCCCGGGATGAAAAGAAACAGGATGATATGAGGCACGAATACCAGGCAAAGTTTCCAGAGGTAGCGCATAAAATTAAATTTTATATTGGAGATGTTCGCTCGTTGGAGAGCGTGCGCGCTGCAATGCCGGGTACAGATTATATTTTTCATGCGGCGGCCTTGAAACAGGTTCCTTCGTGTGAGTTTTTCCCGATGGAAGCTGTTCGTACGAACGTGGTCGGTACGGATAACGTGTTGACTGCGGCAATCGAGAGTGGGGTGAAGAGCGTTATCTGTCTTTCCACGGATAAAGCTGCATACCCGATAAATGCAATGGGGATCACCAAAGCCATCGAGGAAAAGGTGGCTGTAGCCAAAAGTCGCTTGTGTAATCCTGATAAAACAAAAATTTGTTGTACGCGTTACGGTAACGTGATGTGTTCCCGCGGTTCCGTTATCCCGCTTTGGATCGAACAAATTCGAGCAGGACTTCCCATTACTCTCACGGAGCCATCGATGACTCGTTTTATCATGAGTCTGGATGAAGCGGTTGATCTTGTTCTTTTTGCTTTTGAGCATGGAGCAAATGGAGATATTCTCGTGCAGAAAGCACCGGCTTGTACGGTACAGGTTCAGGCGGAAGCTGTTTGTGAGCTTTTCGGAGGGAAGAAAGAGGATATTAAGGTAATTGGTATTCGCCACGGGGAGAAAATGTACGAGACGCTTCTCACAAAGGAAGAATGTGCTAAGGCGGTGGACATGGGGAATTTTTATCGAGTTCCGGCGGACAACCGGGATTTGAATTACGACAAGTTTTTTACAGAGGGAGATGTTGAGCACGTTACGATCGAGGAATTTAATTCCGATAACGCCTATCGGTTGAGCTTGGAAGAAACTAAAGTGAAAATTGCAGCATTAGAGTATATTCAAGAAGAACTAGCAAAAAAGAAATAA
- the wecB gene encoding non-hydrolyzing UDP-N-acetylglucosamine 2-epimerase: MAEFKNNGKLKLLIIVGTRPEIIRLAAVINKCRLYFDCLLAHTGQNYDYNLNGIFFKDLKLADLDVYMDAVGADLGETMGNIIDKSYKLMVATRPDAVLVLGDTNSCLSVISAKRLHIPIFHMEAGNRCKDECLPEETNRRIVDIISDVNMAYSEHARRYLAECGLPKERTYVTGSPMAEVLHQNLAEIEASDIHERLGLEKGRYILLSAHREENIDTEKNFLSLFTAINMMAEKYDMPILYSCHPRSRKRLEVSGFQLDRRVIRHEPLGFHDYNCLQMNAYAVVSDSGTLPEESSFFISVGHPFPAVCIRTSTERPEAIDKACFFIAGIDSASLLQAVECAVDMNENGDHGIPVPNYVDENVSTKVVKIIQSYTGIVNKMVWRKF; this comes from the coding sequence ATGGCAGAATTTAAGAATAACGGTAAATTGAAGTTACTTATCATCGTGGGAACAAGACCGGAAATTATTCGTCTTGCTGCCGTGATTAATAAGTGCAGGCTGTATTTTGATTGTTTGCTGGCTCATACCGGGCAGAATTATGATTATAATCTTAACGGGATTTTTTTCAAAGATTTGAAATTGGCCGATCTTGACGTGTATATGGATGCTGTGGGGGCGGATTTGGGAGAGACAATGGGTAATATTATCGATAAAAGTTACAAGTTGATGGTGGCAACCCGGCCGGATGCGGTTCTCGTGCTTGGGGATACGAATTCTTGTCTTAGTGTGATTAGTGCGAAACGTTTGCATATTCCGATTTTTCACATGGAAGCGGGTAATCGTTGCAAGGATGAATGCTTGCCGGAAGAGACAAATCGCCGGATTGTTGATATTATTTCCGATGTTAACATGGCTTATAGTGAACATGCTCGCAGGTATCTTGCGGAATGTGGGCTGCCCAAGGAGCGTACTTACGTGACGGGTTCTCCGATGGCGGAGGTGTTGCATCAGAATTTGGCAGAAATAGAGGCTTCCGATATTCATGAACGTCTCGGATTGGAGAAAGGGAGGTATATCCTTCTCTCGGCTCACCGTGAAGAAAATATTGACACGGAGAAAAATTTTCTTTCTCTTTTCACGGCTATAAACATGATGGCAGAAAAATACGATATGCCAATTCTTTATAGTTGTCACCCAAGGAGTCGTAAACGGTTGGAAGTTTCCGGTTTTCAACTTGATCGTCGTGTGATTCGGCATGAACCCTTGGGATTTCACGATTATAATTGTTTGCAAATGAATGCTTATGCCGTCGTTTCTGATAGTGGGACATTGCCCGAGGAAAGTTCTTTCTTTATTTCAGTGGGACACCCGTTCCCGGCAGTTTGTATTCGAACTTCTACCGAGCGTCCGGAGGCTATAGACAAAGCTTGTTTTTTTATCGCTGGGATTGATTCCGCTTCTTTGTTACAGGCTGTAGAATGTGCTGTTGATATGAACGAAAACGGAGACCATGGTATTCCTGTTCCAAATTACGTGGACGAGAATGTTTCCACGAAAGTAGTGAAAATCATTCAGTCTTATACCGGTATTGTTAACAAGATGGTTTGGAGAAAGTTTTAG
- a CDS encoding capsular polysaccharide biosynthesis protein CapF — protein sequence MKILVTGAKGFVGKNLCAELRNIKDGKSRCWGDLVVDEVFEYDVDSTSEELDEWCKECDFVFNLAGVNRPQNQKEFMEGNFGFASTLLDALKRHGNVCPVMLSSSQQASLTGRFGDSEYGRSKKAGEDLFLDYATDTGAEVLVYRFPNLFGKWCRPNYNSAVATFCNNIANDLPIQVNDPTVELELLYIDDLVAEMISALKGKVHRCEFNGLDVVPSVTGTYCYCPITHKVTLGEIVDRLHEFADQPLTLMMPEIPAGSFVKKLYSTFLSYLPESKVAFPFKMNIDARGSFTELLHTAKCGQVSVNISKPGITKGQHWHHSKWEFFIVVAGHGLIQERKEGTDDVFEFEVSGDKIQAVHMLPGYTHNIINLSETENLVTVMWANEIFDPTHPDTYWDPVIK from the coding sequence ATGAAAATACTTGTTACAGGTGCAAAAGGATTCGTAGGTAAGAATCTTTGTGCCGAATTAAGAAATATCAAGGACGGGAAATCTCGTTGTTGGGGAGATCTTGTTGTTGACGAAGTTTTTGAATATGATGTAGATTCTACTTCAGAGGAGTTGGACGAGTGGTGCAAGGAGTGTGACTTTGTCTTTAATTTGGCGGGAGTCAATCGTCCGCAAAATCAAAAAGAGTTTATGGAAGGGAATTTCGGTTTTGCTTCCACGTTGCTTGATGCTCTCAAAAGGCATGGGAACGTGTGTCCGGTGATGCTTTCGTCTTCCCAACAGGCTTCATTGACCGGACGTTTTGGTGATTCCGAGTACGGACGTTCGAAAAAGGCTGGAGAAGATTTGTTTCTTGATTATGCAACAGATACGGGGGCTGAAGTGTTGGTCTATCGTTTCCCCAATTTGTTTGGAAAGTGGTGTCGTCCGAACTACAATTCCGCTGTAGCGACATTTTGTAATAATATCGCGAATGATTTGCCCATTCAAGTGAATGATCCAACGGTTGAACTGGAATTACTTTATATTGATGATCTTGTGGCGGAGATGATTTCTGCCTTGAAGGGGAAGGTACATCGTTGCGAGTTTAACGGCTTGGATGTGGTGCCTTCTGTTACGGGAACTTATTGTTACTGCCCTATTACTCATAAGGTGACTCTCGGTGAGATTGTAGATAGGTTGCATGAATTTGCCGATCAACCTTTGACGTTGATGATGCCGGAGATTCCTGCCGGTTCTTTTGTAAAGAAATTATACTCGACATTTCTAAGCTATTTGCCGGAATCTAAGGTGGCTTTTCCGTTTAAAATGAATATTGATGCCCGCGGGTCTTTCACGGAACTTTTACATACTGCAAAGTGTGGTCAAGTTAGTGTCAATATTTCCAAGCCGGGAATAACGAAAGGGCAACATTGGCATCATTCCAAGTGGGAGTTTTTCATTGTTGTTGCAGGACATGGACTGATCCAAGAACGTAAGGAGGGAACTGACGATGTGTTCGAGTTCGAGGTCTCGGGAGATAAAATTCAGGCAGTACATATGCTTCCGGGTTACACTCATAATATCATTAATCTTTCGGAAACAGAAAATTTGGTAACAGTGATGTGGGCAAATGAAATTTTTGATCCTACGCATCCGGATACCTATTGGGATCCGGTTATTAAATAA
- a CDS encoding LytR/AlgR family response regulator transcription factor: MKETNDQTKGLMRDCFFVRQGERRERCFYSEILYVEASGCYCYIHRRDKPRLSIAYPLLMLEPFLPVDMFRRVHRSYIVNLCEVDGFIGKAICIGKSVLPVSPPYRAAVFGCFNFWDLGRVKKGREDKEM; the protein is encoded by the coding sequence ATGAAAGAAACGAATGATCAGACAAAAGGTCTCATGCGAGACTGTTTTTTTGTGCGTCAGGGTGAACGTAGGGAAAGGTGTTTTTACTCGGAGATATTGTACGTGGAGGCTTCGGGATGTTATTGTTATATTCACCGTCGGGATAAGCCCCGGTTGTCGATTGCTTACCCTCTCTTGATGTTGGAGCCTTTTTTGCCCGTGGATATGTTCCGGCGGGTACACCGGAGTTATATCGTGAACCTTTGCGAAGTGGATGGCTTTATCGGGAAAGCGATCTGTATCGGCAAGAGCGTGCTTCCAGTCAGTCCACCTTACCGAGCGGCGGTCTTCGGGTGTTTTAATTTCTGGGATTTAGGACGGGTGAAAAAGGGGCGAGAGGATAAGGAGATGTAA
- a CDS encoding nucleotidyltransferase family protein, producing the protein MKSTKEYIELLKEFKNKEAGHYAISRIGIFGSVARGEQTEESDVDVYVECPPMGLFRLGSLKNTLEQLFGCRVDIVRLRDHMNAFLRERIEKEGIYV; encoded by the coding sequence ATGAAATCCACAAAAGAGTACATAGAGTTGTTGAAGGAGTTTAAAAACAAGGAAGCGGGACATTATGCAATATCCCGTATCGGGATTTTCGGTTCTGTTGCACGAGGAGAGCAAACAGAGGAGAGTGACGTGGATGTGTATGTAGAGTGTCCCCCAATGGGATTGTTTCGTCTTGGAAGCTTGAAAAATACTTTGGAACAATTGTTCGGATGTCGGGTTGACATTGTGCGTTTACGGGATCACATGAACGCTTTTTTGCGAGAACGAATAGAGAAGGAGGGTATTTATGTGTGA
- a CDS encoding HepT-like ribonuclease domain-containing protein → MRDIIVHHYFEIDAEIVFQTIHDDLPLLRDVLLQVQGDVELSRM, encoded by the coding sequence ATGCGAGACATCATTGTTCATCATTATTTCGAGATAGATGCGGAAATTGTTTTTCAAACGATACATGATGATTTGCCGTTGTTGCGGGATGTGCTTCTTCAGGTGCAAGGTGATGTGGAGTTATCTAGAATGTAA
- a CDS encoding ATP-binding protein, protein MNEKIALLRRYNFWGSDSIDLGYKRSTYVDNIAGYIGSKLIRVLVGQRRSGKSYILRQIAGELIDSGINPNNILFINKEFTDLEFLKNYKDLDEVIKAYKKELNPVGKIYIFIDEIQMIDGWEKVVNSYSQDYSESYELFISGSNSKMLSGELATLLSGRYISLEVFPFSYQEYLGITQQQCGRQSYSDYMSSGGLPELFMLNKPELKRNYVSAIKDTVLLRDIIQRYNVRDAKLLEDIFAFLVNNASNLVSIANIVNFFKSQGRKTSYDAVSNYIGYIEDAFLIHKCDRYNIKGKDIMSGNAKYYINDLAYKNYLYPGYGYGYGYLAENLVYLELKRTGYNVYVGSLRNKEVDFIAQKADRTIYLQSTYMLTDEATVEREYSALKAIDDNFEKVVISLDEITMPLNEGIRHIKAWELDKIL, encoded by the coding sequence ATGAACGAAAAAATTGCATTATTAAGGAGGTATAACTTCTGGGGTTCAGATTCTATAGATTTAGGATACAAACGAAGTACGTACGTGGATAACATTGCCGGATATATCGGCAGTAAACTTATTCGAGTGCTTGTTGGACAACGGCGTTCCGGAAAAAGTTATATTCTGCGACAAATAGCCGGAGAGCTTATTGATAGTGGAATAAATCCGAACAACATTCTCTTTATCAACAAAGAGTTTACAGATCTTGAATTTCTAAAAAACTACAAGGATTTGGACGAAGTGATAAAGGCGTATAAAAAGGAGTTGAATCCGGTGGGAAAGATTTATATATTCATTGATGAGATTCAGATGATCGATGGTTGGGAAAAAGTAGTCAACTCTTATTCCCAGGATTACTCAGAAAGCTATGAGCTGTTTATCAGCGGATCTAACTCAAAGATGCTTTCCGGAGAATTAGCAACTTTACTTTCAGGTAGATATATATCATTGGAGGTGTTTCCATTCAGTTACCAAGAATATTTAGGTATCACGCAACAACAGTGCGGCAGACAAAGTTATTCGGATTATATGAGTAGCGGAGGACTCCCTGAATTGTTTATGCTGAACAAACCTGAACTCAAACGTAATTATGTCTCGGCAATAAAAGATACTGTTTTATTACGTGATATTATTCAGCGATACAATGTACGAGATGCGAAGTTACTTGAGGATATCTTTGCGTTTCTGGTAAACAATGCCTCCAATCTCGTATCAATTGCCAACATAGTCAATTTTTTCAAAAGTCAGGGACGCAAGACAAGTTATGATGCCGTTTCGAATTACATCGGATATATCGAAGACGCTTTTCTTATTCATAAGTGTGACCGTTATAACATTAAAGGAAAAGATATTATGTCGGGGAATGCCAAATATTACATTAATGACTTGGCATACAAGAACTATCTCTATCCGGGATACGGTTACGGCTATGGATATTTAGCGGAAAATCTTGTCTACTTGGAACTTAAAAGAACCGGGTATAATGTTTATGTCGGATCTCTCAGAAATAAAGAGGTCGATTTCATCGCTCAAAAGGCAGATCGCACGATATACTTACAAAGCACCTATATGCTTACAGATGAAGCTACGGTCGAAAGGGAATATTCTGCACTCAAAGCTATTGACGATAATTTTGAAAAAGTCGTAATTTCTCTTGATGAAATAACTATGCCTTTGAATGAAGGTATCAGGCATATCAAAGCATGGGAGCTTGATAAAATATTGTAA
- a CDS encoding 3TM-type holin → MGVLQNVIREIGDIVNRLSVSSKEKQKIQEEIQSLVYRYKSELVREQSAAVGEEARGNWLQRSWRPIVMLAFALVILSGMFMESTLLSDSSRLWDLLEIGLGGYVIGRSGEKVTDCLLSRKWK, encoded by the coding sequence ATGGGTGTATTACAGAACGTGATTAGGGAGATCGGTGACATCGTGAACCGGTTGTCGGTTTCTTCGAAAGAAAAGCAGAAGATTCAGGAAGAGATTCAATCTTTGGTGTATCGTTACAAGAGTGAGCTGGTGCGGGAACAGTCGGCGGCGGTGGGGGAAGAAGCCCGGGGAAATTGGTTGCAGAGGTCTTGGCGCCCTATCGTGATGCTGGCGTTCGCGTTGGTGATTTTGTCGGGGATGTTCATGGAATCGACGTTGTTGTCCGATAGTTCCCGTTTGTGGGATTTGCTGGAGATCGGGCTCGGGGGATACGTGATCGGGAGAAGCGGGGAGAAGGTGACGGATTGTTTGTTGTCAAGGAAATGGAAGTAA
- a CDS encoding N-acetylmuramoyl-L-alanine amidase, whose product MEIIENLLFGDNVKYLQCSKCRVKLSRVDTIVLHSTVGAGAISSALYLGRPDTSVSAHVVVGRDAEVFQLLPFDVKAWHAGKSFHAGRVNLNDCSIGIELDNAGELQRVGDRYYSSFGREYSPDQVYTTEEEGRARYWHSFTEGQFGITEEICSLLKECYGIKYLVRHSDITPRKTDPGPAFPFDELRKRLKF is encoded by the coding sequence ATGGAAATTATTGAGAATTTGTTGTTCGGGGATAACGTGAAGTACTTGCAGTGTTCAAAGTGTCGGGTGAAACTATCTCGTGTGGATACGATTGTTTTACATAGTACGGTTGGAGCCGGAGCGATTTCATCGGCACTTTATTTGGGCCGGCCGGACACGAGTGTTTCCGCTCACGTGGTGGTCGGAAGGGACGCGGAGGTTTTCCAGTTGTTGCCTTTTGACGTGAAGGCTTGGCACGCCGGGAAGAGTTTCCATGCTGGGCGGGTGAATCTGAATGATTGTTCGATCGGGATCGAGCTGGATAATGCCGGGGAGTTGCAACGCGTGGGGGACCGTTATTATTCGAGTTTCGGGCGGGAATATTCTCCCGATCAGGTGTACACGACGGAAGAAGAGGGGAGGGCGAGATACTGGCATTCTTTTACCGAGGGGCAGTTCGGGATTACGGAGGAGATCTGTAGCTTGTTGAAAGAGTGTTACGGGATCAAGTACTTGGTGAGACACTCGGACATCACCCCTCGAAAGACGGATCCGGGTCCGGCGTTTCCTTTTGATGAGTTAAGAAAAAGGTTGAAGTTTTAG
- a CDS encoding DUF6266 family protein, with the protein MALFKSFVLGEVRKSVANITMYAGANGYSIARGKRSTMRNPRTPGQLTQRAKMKALQVASLYFAPAAELGFPGRKAGSTFYNAFVKANMKAVTVDEEYRPTIDYEKIVCAEGSLQDGTLTVSLNEDQDMITITQEAQSRWSVVANPTDVLYVVVYEKTGNQMIVEPCRNRQENGVTTIGLDDGWVKENLEVYAFMLSKDKRKASNSKRLMVEMGKL; encoded by the coding sequence ATGGCTTTATTTAAATCATTTGTATTGGGAGAAGTGAGAAAATCAGTGGCAAACATCACGATGTACGCGGGGGCAAACGGGTATAGTATTGCCCGAGGGAAGAGAAGCACGATGCGTAATCCCAGAACTCCCGGGCAGTTGACGCAACGAGCGAAGATGAAAGCATTGCAGGTGGCTTCGCTGTATTTTGCCCCGGCGGCAGAACTCGGTTTCCCGGGAAGAAAAGCGGGAAGTACGTTTTATAATGCCTTCGTGAAAGCGAATATGAAGGCCGTTACGGTTGACGAGGAGTATCGTCCGACGATTGACTACGAGAAGATCGTGTGTGCCGAGGGGAGCCTGCAGGATGGAACACTGACCGTGTCGTTGAACGAGGATCAGGATATGATAACGATTACCCAGGAGGCGCAAAGTCGCTGGTCGGTGGTGGCGAACCCGACGGACGTGTTGTACGTGGTGGTTTACGAGAAAACGGGAAACCAAATGATCGTGGAACCTTGCCGGAACCGTCAGGAGAATGGCGTGACGACGATTGGCTTGGACGACGGATGGGTGAAGGAGAATCTGGAGGTGTATGCTTTCATGTTGTCGAAGGATAAGAGGAAAGCGTCGAATAGTAAACGGTTAATGGTTGAAATGGGAAAACTTTAG
- a CDS encoding zeta toxin family protein, producing MNDFHKPVLIVIAGPNGSGKTSVTSKILHHEWMEDSIYINPDIIAQEKFGDWNSKDAIMKAVKFCEELREACLMERKSLIFETVLSVEDKIDYICRAIEAGFFVRLFFVCTVSPTINAARIAGRVMEGGHDVPISKIISRYQKSISNCCLVSKLVDRTYIYDNSIENKEAMLLFRLAKGRLVKQYVEMIPEWASPIYSSDF from the coding sequence ATGAATGATTTTCATAAACCGGTGCTTATTGTAATAGCTGGTCCTAATGGTTCTGGTAAAACCTCTGTTACGTCAAAGATTCTTCATCATGAATGGATGGAGGATTCTATTTATATAAATCCGGATATTATTGCTCAAGAAAAGTTTGGAGATTGGAATTCTAAGGATGCGATAATGAAAGCTGTGAAGTTTTGTGAAGAATTAAGGGAAGCTTGTTTAATGGAGCGTAAGAGTCTTATTTTTGAAACAGTTCTTTCTGTTGAAGATAAAATCGATTATATCTGTAGAGCTATAGAAGCCGGTTTTTTTGTTCGTTTATTTTTTGTTTGTACCGTATCGCCTACAATTAATGCAGCACGAATTGCTGGTCGGGTAATGGAAGGAGGACATGATGTTCCCATTTCAAAAATCATTTCAAGGTATCAAAAATCGATATCTAATTGTTGTTTAGTTTCTAAATTGGTTGATAGAACTTATATATACGATAACTCTATAGAGAATAAAGAGGCAATGCTATTATTTCGGTTAGCTAAAGGACGACTTGTAAAACAGTATGTAGAAATGATTCCAGAATGGGCATCACCTATTTATAGTAGTGATTTTTGA
- a CDS encoding nucleotidyltransferase family protein → MKTTKEYLQLLQAYKLQSAIRYGISRIGIFGSVARGEQQEGSDVDVYVELSSPDLFSLVHIKDELQQLFGCPVDVVRLRDNMNELLKRSIIEEGIYA, encoded by the coding sequence ATGAAAACGACAAAGGAATATTTGCAGTTATTACAGGCATATAAATTACAGTCTGCGATTCGATATGGGATTTCTCGCATCGGAATCTTTGGTTCCGTGGCTCGTGGAGAACAGCAAGAAGGGAGTGATGTAGATGTTTATGTCGAGCTTTCCTCTCCTGATTTGTTCAGTTTAGTACATATCAAGGACGAGTTACAGCAACTTTTCGGTTGTCCTGTCGATGTTGTTCGCTTGCGGGATAATATGAATGAATTATTGAAACGTTCTATTATAGAAGAAGGAATTTATGCTTAA
- a CDS encoding DUF86 domain-containing protein has translation MLKEEILIDSLRKIEQAIDRIIKNSACIDSYHYYYNTPSGMERLESTCMLLIAIGEGLKGIDKITDKQLLVRYPEIDWKGAMGIRDIIAHHYFDLDGEIVYSVVKTKLPDMLITIRGILKEIKY, from the coding sequence ATGCTTAAAGAAGAAATTTTGATAGACTCTTTGCGTAAAATAGAGCAAGCGATTGATCGGATTATAAAAAATTCTGCTTGTATAGATAGTTATCATTATTATTATAATACCCCATCCGGAATGGAACGTTTGGAGAGTACTTGTATGTTGCTGATAGCTATAGGAGAAGGATTGAAAGGTATAGATAAGATTACAGATAAACAATTGTTAGTGCGATATCCAGAAATAGATTGGAAAGGAGCAATGGGAATTAGAGATATTATTGCTCATCATTATTTCGATTTGGACGGAGAAATCGTTTATAGTGTTGTCAAGACAAAACTTCCTGATATGTTGATTACCATTCGTGGTATATTGAAAGAGATAAAATATTAA